Part of the Lucilia cuprina isolate Lc7/37 chromosome 5, ASM2204524v1, whole genome shotgun sequence genome is shown below.
ATATCCCTTCTATACTTTTGAacgaattttcttttattatttgaattttgaaaaacaattttcaatttttctttacatctctattgaaatatttgtcttttcggttgtgatttttttagttgtttttttttatatatatattttaaaaatatttttggtgttaTGTTATAAAATTCATCATTCACGGCTTTTtcgaaatcaaaaatttataatataatttggtatatcaattaaaatgttgaaatatttaactttttggaAGAAACCCAAACAAATTACAGCTCCTACCAATGCTGAAACAATATCAAATGTTTTGCTCAAAActaatgaaatgtttaaaatgtaagTAACATATTAGTGGTcaatttcataaacattttgcTCTAATATCACAAAATGATTCTATGTCAAGCTTATGTTTTTTcgcataataattttttttatataaaatgccaAATTCTAGTTGTCAACTGGAGATCATTGCCCAATGACGACTATATTAACATTTACAGAAAAAGTCTGATAttcaatactttttaaaatattcgcaTATTTGAGATCTTAAGAAAtcaattattctttttttcaattccaGATTCCTTAACAACTGCAGTTGGTTTGTTTACCTATTAGCAAGTTTGCTGATCTTGTGTTGCATTTATTATTACATCTATGATTGCAAAAGACGTTTGGATTTAAGAAGACGTAGAGAAGATTTCCAAAGAGGCAATGAAAGGTTAGTTAAATCCAACTACATTTGAATTGATTCGAaagaataaatgtttattttttaaattttctaaacagAATTCCTCAACGTCGCCGTCCCGGTGCTGTACATCGAGACCATGAAATATTTCGTAATGCAATTAAAACAGTTCACCGGTATATTGAACCGTATGAAAAGCAGGGCTCAGCAGGAAGATCGTATGTATTGAAAAGAACTCGCAGTGGTGCTATTTATGGcagtttttgtgtaaatgaGGTCAATAGTTAAGGTGTAATCCCATGATTATTTATTTAGGATCattgataattttttcatatatttacgAATCATTTTAGCTTcagattttaaattatataatctatttttaatatataaatagtacaaaaaaaccaaatttaacatacaaaatcaataaattgttaatgCAATAAATAAGCCATTTAAATGCAGTTATTAAATAACAGATCTTTTTCTCTTTGAacttgttgaatattttttttgctacagcctaaaagtatgcaattaCTATATTAAGCTTGAAATCTTAGCAGGGttggaaatgtatttttattataattaagaaacaaaaaattattctttacatatgtacgtatgtatatgaacAATTTAGCACAGTTTGATTACAACTATGAAcacgtttttaattaaatatgtattaagcAAAGGAGTTATAAGAAACTAATAAACCAAAATTAACTGAATTATAACTAGACataaattgaactagaactgaattaaaattaaaaaatattttaaacttctaTTGAGGTTTCGCCAGAATTTATcccctgaattacaactgaacaagaactgaactagaactaaactaaaattcaaCAAGAACTAAAGCTTGGTTGATAAAATAGGACTAAAATACGACTGtaatagaacaagaacagaactagaattgaataagaacagaactagaatttaGCTAGAAATGCACTAGAGTTGAACtgtaactgaaatagaactgaactagaactggacgactagaactgaactagaactgaactagaactgaactagaactgaactagaactgaactagaactgaactaaaactgaactagaactgaactagaactgaactagaactgaactagaactgaactagatctgaactagaactgaactagaattgaactagaactaaactagaactgaactagaactgaactagaaatgaactggaactgaactagaacttaactagaacggaactagaattgaactggaactgaactagaactgaactagaactgaactagaactgaactagaactgaactagaactgaactagaactgaactagaactgaactagaactgaactagaactgaactagaactgaactagaactgaactagaactgaactagaactgaactagaactgaactagaactgaactagaactgaactagaactgaactagaactgaactagaactgaactagaactgaactagaactgaactagaactgaactagaactgaactagatctgaactagaactgaactagaactgaactagaactgaactggaactgaactagaactgaactagaacttaatactaattgaactagaactgaactagaactgaactagaacggaactagaactgagctagaactaaactagaactaaactagaattgtactggaactgaactagaattgaactagaactgagctagaactgaactagaactgaactagaactgaacaagtactgaactaggactacactaaatctgaactaaaacttaaacatGGTTGAacaaatagaactgaactaggactaaatAAGAATGTAATAGAAGTgaataagaacagaactagaactgaactagaactgaactttaactgaGTTAAAAACGAAGTAGAACTAAtcaagaactaaactaaaaataaacatgaactaaactagaactgaagtgatcctgaaactgaactaaacctgaactagaaattaactaaaactgtactacaactgaactaaactagaattgttTCCGAGCTGaagtagaacttaactagaactgaacttaactagtatttatacaaaactgAAGTGGAActaaataagaactgaactagaagtaagaTAGAACTAGGACTTTACtcgaattaaactagaactgaactagatgtgAAGTgtactagaaaagaactaaaatagaattgaactagaacttaaatagaactgaactagaattgattcAGAACTGAAGAAGAACTTCAGAAGGTCTTAACTGGAACTGAACAGAaaatgaagtagaactgaactatactgaaaactttctataaaagaaaatgatttCATAATCTTTTtcgcttttaaaattttaagaaaatatattaacatcACCTTCGTGatataggtgaaataatggagcgatcttaactattttcaataggcttcgtcccttgATCAAAAGatgatcatgtaccaaattttattgaattatcttcaaaattgcgacctgtagtttgattgcaaggtttacatggacggacggacggtcatagctaaatcgactcagaaaatgattctgagccgattggtattatGTATTACAGACATCCACAGTACAAACacagcataaacccaatatatcctccccaataaagtggtataaaaaagaattgttgctgaataaaaataaatttttacaaacaaaaaaatttttgtaaattttacgcattgaatttttttacaaaaaatataaacataaagatACTTGTCATCAGCTTTAAACATCTAACACTTGCTATAAACAGTCAACCCTTAGATGTCATCACATGTTGCAAATACAAATGCTCAGACAAATACAAGCATAAATGTAGTTTACGAGACCATGACGTTTTTGCTGAATatgacagaaaaaaaaatattttgacatcATGTTCaagctaaaataaaaacattgaaaaaatctTGAGCTGATTCTAgggaaaaactataaaaatgtatgtctgttaaacaattttacacatatttgtttacataataAAAACGCATGCGTCAAATGTCAAAATATGTCCTTAAACTGAAACaataagagagagagagggagatgAGAGAAAAGTGCGTGAGAgtagttttaaaaagaaaattatagtgATTACACAAACAACAACCTGTGaatagaagaaaaacaaaaaaaatcatgtcAACAGTAAAAGAGATAAAGGAAGAAGACAACTCAGAAAACGTTAAAaccaaacaataacaataaaaacagctAACAAAAAGCTTTTGCCATTTAGCCAGGccaaccaattttttttttttaacaaaatgttttcggACACAAACAAGTAGAGGCAGCCAGTAAAGGCAACACAATTTTCCACACAAAACAGTTGATGTGAAGATTTTATGCGGTAAAGTTGGTCTAAAGTGCCTAAACGAAGACGACGTAGTAGAAGCAGACGACGACGAGTGCGAcggtgtttaaaacaaaaaaacaaacttgtgattGAGTGTGtttggaaaacaaaaatacaacaaaagtggatggtttaaaaatatagaaaaaataacaaaaaacacacaacaaagtatatgtatatgaaaaaaaagcttaattaaacctcaaaaaaaatttaaataaaaaaaatcaatttagtaattactacaaattatttatcaaaataaatgtttaacaacaaaaaaaggtgcttttgacaaaaaagaaaacaacatcaaaaataagtttttgttttaaatatcttaacaaaaacaaagcaatttgttttaaattaatatttaaaatctctctattaataattataattgaaagTAGACAAcagaaaagtatattttttattctatataatgttttttgttgt
Proteins encoded:
- the LOC111683364 gene encoding uncharacterized protein LOC111683364; protein product: MLKYLTFWKKPKQITAPTNAETISNVLLKTNEMFKIFLNNCSWFVYLLASLLILCCIYYYIYDCKRRLDLRRRREDFQRGNERIPQRRRPGAVHRDHEIFRNAIKTVHRYIEPYEKQGSAGRSYVLKRTRSGAIYGSFCVNEVNS